The Nostoc sp. 'Lobaria pulmonaria (5183) cyanobiont' genome window below encodes:
- a CDS encoding BrnT family toxin: protein MEFEWDKNKNQQNIHKHGISFEEATEIFDGVVFTSIDERYNYEEIREISIGSIQGVVIITVAHTDRNGKIRLISARKATPKERRTYYEYLAQST, encoded by the coding sequence ATGGAATTTGAATGGGACAAAAACAAAAACCAACAAAATATCCATAAACATGGCATTAGTTTTGAAGAAGCTACAGAAATATTTGACGGTGTTGTTTTCACCTCAATTGATGAACGATACAACTATGAAGAAATTCGAGAAATTAGTATTGGCTCAATCCAAGGCGTTGTAATTATTACCGTCGCCCATACAGACAGAAACGGCAAAATTCGATTAATCTCTGCCCGAAAAGCTACCCCCAAAGAAAGGAGAACCTACTATGAGTATCTCGCCCAATCGACTTAA
- a CDS encoding trehalase family glycosidase: MTTPTPAYTDTQSALTTAQIDAVRLHIKKTWKTLTRSHEHLLQSARDTKLEHKKDACWIVYISPLEDSPKIRSVLERSLSPKDMECLEIRTLPSEVEAIKDHGLLYLPGPYVVPGGRFNEMYGWDSYFILLGLLHDGELELAQSQVDQLLYQVQNYGIILNSNRTYMLSRSQPPVLSMMVLALFEHTQDEEWLRSIVPLLEQFYYYWVVPPHLNAATGLSRFYAFGEGPAPEVVFSERDEQGKSHYDRVKEYYKTFEVEDYDVSLYYNQETDQLTNLFYKSDRTMRESGFDITNRFGPFSADILHYAPVCLNSLLYQVELDMAQIKHILGNEQLEQKWSNRADIRRDRIDQFLWDEEQGLYFDYHFQSGKRRRYEFATTFYPLWLGIASPTQAKRVVKNLSLFEAPGGIFTSTRVTGNQWDAPFGWAPLTLIAVQGLHRYGYHTEGDRIANKFLAMVVKEFERHNTLVEKYDVERCSANVSDEICFGYSSNEVGFGWTNGAILELLAIGDKKV; this comes from the coding sequence ATGACTACTCCAACTCCAGCTTATACCGACACTCAATCAGCACTTACCACCGCGCAGATTGATGCCGTGCGCCTCCACATCAAAAAAACGTGGAAAACCTTAACGCGATCGCACGAACACTTATTACAATCTGCAAGGGATACCAAACTAGAGCACAAAAAAGATGCTTGTTGGATTGTCTACATTTCCCCCTTAGAAGATTCTCCCAAGATTAGAAGTGTGTTGGAGCGATCGCTATCTCCCAAGGATATGGAATGCCTGGAAATTCGCACTTTGCCAAGTGAAGTGGAGGCGATTAAAGATCACGGATTGTTATACCTACCAGGGCCTTATGTCGTACCAGGTGGTCGTTTTAATGAAATGTATGGCTGGGACAGCTACTTTATATTACTGGGGCTTTTGCACGATGGGGAATTAGAACTAGCGCAAAGCCAAGTAGACCAACTGCTGTACCAGGTGCAGAATTACGGCATCATCCTCAATTCCAACCGGACTTATATGCTGTCGCGATCGCAGCCTCCTGTTCTCAGCATGATGGTTTTGGCATTATTCGAGCACACCCAGGATGAAGAGTGGTTAAGGTCAATCGTACCGCTTTTAGAACAGTTTTACTATTACTGGGTAGTTCCGCCCCATTTGAATGCTGCAACCGGCTTATCTAGATTTTATGCCTTTGGGGAAGGCCCCGCGCCAGAAGTTGTGTTCTCCGAGCGGGATGAGCAGGGGAAAAGCCACTACGATCGCGTTAAGGAGTACTATAAAACTTTTGAAGTTGAGGATTATGACGTTAGTCTTTATTACAACCAGGAAACTGACCAACTGACCAACCTATTTTACAAAAGCGATCGCACCATGCGCGAGTCTGGTTTTGATATCACCAACCGATTTGGCCCTTTCAGTGCTGATATCCTCCACTACGCTCCTGTGTGCCTCAACAGTTTGCTGTATCAGGTTGAACTTGACATGGCGCAAATTAAGCATATTCTGGGGAACGAACAATTGGAACAAAAATGGAGCAATCGCGCAGATATCCGCCGCGATCGCATCGATCAATTTCTCTGGGATGAAGAACAGGGACTATATTTCGACTATCATTTCCAGAGTGGAAAACGCCGCCGTTACGAATTTGCTACCACGTTCTATCCTCTTTGGTTGGGAATTGCTTCTCCAACTCAAGCTAAACGCGTTGTCAAAAATCTCTCTTTGTTTGAAGCCCCAGGCGGAATTTTTACCAGTACTCGTGTCACCGGCAACCAGTGGGATGCCCCCTTTGGCTGGGCACCACTGACGTTAATTGCCGTCCAGGGACTTCACCGCTATGGGTATCATACAGAAGGCGATCGCATTGCCAACAAGTTCCTGGCTATGGTAGTTAAAGAATTCGAGCGTCACAATACCCTAGTTGAGAAATATGATGTTGAGCGCTGTTCTGCCAATGTTTCCGACGAAATCTGCTTTGGGTATAGTTCTAACGAAGTTGGTTTCGGCTGGACAAATGGAGCTATTCTGGAACTCTTAGCAATCGGTGATAAAAAAGTTTAA
- the treY gene encoding malto-oligosyltrehalose synthase produces MRIPTATYRIQFTPQFGFDNAKAIAAYLADLGVSDLYASPIFKARSGSTHGYDIVDATQLNPELGTNESFDALVDQIQSLGMGWLQDIVPNHMAYSSENDYLMDVLEHGPDSSYTDYFDLSWNAPFGDRQERILAPLLGDFYGVSLENGHIKLQYEQNGLTVNYYSLKLPLRLESYTKFITYNLGKLTRTLGRNHPDFIKLLGILYILKNVPSEVAGKQRQDQIAFIKGLVWELYTTNDAIHEFIDENLQTFNGEPGNSESFNLLDELLNDQFFRLAFWKVGAEEMNYRRFFTVNELISVKVEEARVFNNTHSLIQKLVEEGKFTGLRIDHIDGLYNPIQYLERLREKMGDVYITVEKILELTEELPENWGIEGTSGYDFLNYVNGVFCQTENQSQFDKIYQNFIGSRADYASLVKDKKHLILEKNLAGDIDSLALLLKNISSKYRYGNDFTLNGLKRAIAEVLTLFPIYRTYITPDGIGDSDRATIQEVIRQAKEQTPLLQHELTFIEKLMLLEFDNSLTQTEREQWIYFVLRMQQYSGPLMAKGVEDTTLYVYNRLLSLNEVGGNPGHFGIPVTKFHAFNKQHQATWPHTMNTTATHDTKRGEDVRARLNVLSEIPDEWDQQVNTWSAINRGHRSDRHGFAIPDRNDEYFLYQTLVGAFPFAEHEHASFVERMKDYIIKAIREAKVHTAWLRPDSEYEEACTSFIGKVLDPSISGEFLQAFRPFQQRIADYGIFNSLSQTLLKMTVPGVPDLYQGTELWELSLVDPDNRRPVDFEQRRTYLSAIREQAKTDILGLIQELLNDKTDGRIKLFLTAQLLQARTNYVSLFQDGDYLPLEVQGTYANHIIAFARREGNQTAIAIAPRFLTSLIQPGDNPLGESVWQDTHLQLPSGTSHSWKNVLTQQSLKATETLSIAAALAHFPVALLVSD; encoded by the coding sequence ATGCGAATTCCTACCGCCACTTATCGAATTCAGTTTACACCTCAGTTTGGCTTTGACAACGCTAAAGCGATCGCAGCTTATCTAGCAGATTTGGGCGTTTCTGATTTATATGCCTCTCCCATTTTCAAGGCCCGATCCGGGAGTACACACGGCTACGATATAGTAGATGCCACTCAACTCAATCCAGAATTAGGAACTAATGAGTCCTTTGATGCGTTAGTTGATCAAATCCAATCCCTTGGTATGGGCTGGTTACAAGATATTGTGCCCAACCACATGGCCTATAGCAGCGAAAACGATTACTTGATGGACGTATTGGAACACGGGCCAGATTCCAGCTATACCGACTACTTCGACCTTTCTTGGAATGCACCCTTTGGCGATCGCCAAGAGCGAATTCTCGCGCCGCTATTGGGAGATTTCTATGGTGTATCCCTGGAAAACGGACACATTAAACTGCAATATGAACAAAACGGTTTAACTGTCAACTATTACAGCTTGAAATTGCCACTGCGCTTAGAATCTTACACAAAATTTATCACCTATAATTTAGGTAAACTCACCCGGACACTGGGACGCAATCACCCCGATTTTATTAAGCTATTGGGGATTCTCTACATTCTCAAAAATGTGCCTTCAGAGGTGGCGGGTAAACAACGACAAGACCAGATTGCATTTATTAAAGGATTAGTTTGGGAACTCTACACCACAAACGATGCCATCCACGAGTTCATTGACGAAAATCTCCAAACTTTCAACGGAGAACCCGGTAATTCCGAAAGCTTTAACCTCCTAGATGAATTACTGAATGACCAGTTTTTCCGTCTTGCTTTTTGGAAGGTTGGCGCAGAGGAAATGAACTACCGCCGTTTCTTTACTGTCAACGAACTGATTTCCGTTAAAGTTGAAGAAGCGCGGGTTTTTAATAATACTCATAGCCTAATTCAAAAGCTGGTTGAGGAGGGTAAGTTTACAGGTTTACGCATCGATCATATTGATGGACTTTATAACCCAATCCAGTATCTCGAAAGGCTGCGGGAAAAAATGGGTGATGTTTATATAACTGTTGAGAAGATTTTAGAACTCACTGAAGAACTACCGGAAAATTGGGGAATTGAAGGAACATCTGGATATGACTTTCTCAACTATGTAAATGGCGTATTTTGTCAAACAGAAAATCAATCACAGTTCGATAAAATATACCAGAACTTTATCGGTTCCAGAGCAGATTATGCCTCACTAGTCAAGGATAAAAAGCACCTGATACTAGAAAAGAATTTAGCAGGTGACATTGACAGTTTGGCTCTTTTATTAAAAAATATCTCCAGCAAATATCGCTATGGCAATGATTTTACGCTGAATGGATTAAAAAGAGCGATCGCTGAAGTTTTGACACTGTTCCCAATTTACCGTACCTACATTACGCCCGATGGAATTGGAGATAGCGATCGCGCTACTATTCAAGAAGTAATTCGCCAAGCCAAAGAACAAACACCCCTGTTGCAGCACGAACTGACCTTTATTGAAAAGTTAATGCTGCTAGAGTTTGATAATTCTCTGACTCAAACAGAACGCGAACAATGGATATATTTTGTCTTGCGAATGCAGCAATACAGCGGCCCGCTAATGGCAAAAGGCGTCGAAGACACCACATTATATGTATACAATCGCTTGCTATCGTTGAATGAAGTCGGGGGTAATCCCGGTCATTTTGGGATTCCAGTAACCAAATTTCACGCCTTTAACAAACAGCACCAAGCAACCTGGCCCCACACCATGAACACCACCGCCACCCACGACACCAAACGCGGCGAAGATGTCCGGGCTAGATTGAATGTCCTTTCAGAAATCCCCGATGAGTGGGATCAGCAGGTAAATACTTGGAGCGCCATTAATCGAGGACATCGTAGCGATCGCCACGGCTTCGCTATCCCCGATCGCAACGATGAGTATTTTCTCTATCAAACCCTAGTAGGGGCGTTTCCTTTTGCCGAACACGAACATGCATCTTTCGTGGAACGGATGAAGGATTATATAATAAAGGCAATACGAGAAGCAAAAGTGCATACAGCCTGGTTACGACCTGATAGCGAGTATGAAGAAGCTTGCACTTCCTTTATTGGGAAAGTACTCGATCCTTCCATCTCCGGGGAATTTCTACAAGCCTTTCGTCCCTTTCAACAGCGAATTGCAGACTATGGGATATTTAATTCCCTTTCCCAAACTCTACTGAAGATGACCGTACCCGGCGTACCCGACTTATACCAGGGAACGGAACTTTGGGAACTGAGTCTAGTCGATCCAGACAATCGCCGTCCCGTGGATTTTGAACAGCGACGTACTTACTTAAGCGCCATCCGCGAACAGGCAAAAACAGACATTCTCGGACTAATTCAGGAGTTACTAAACGACAAAACAGACGGCAGAATCAAACTGTTTTTAACGGCTCAATTACTCCAAGCTAGAACAAACTATGTCTCATTATTTCAGGATGGCGACTATCTGCCGTTAGAAGTTCAGGGAACCTACGCCAATCACATTATCGCCTTTGCGCGGCGGGAGGGGAATCAAACAGCGATCGCGATCGCGCCACGCTTTTTAACTAGCCTCATCCAGCCTGGAGACAATCCCTTGGGCGAGTCAGTTTGGCAAGATACGCATCTGCAATTACCCTCTGGAACTTCTCACTCCTGGAAAAACGTCCTAACTCAGCAATCCTTAAAGGCTACAGAAACCCTATCTATCGCAGCAGCCCTCGCTCATTTTCCAGTTGCGTTGTTAGTCAGTGATTAA
- the treZ gene encoding malto-oligosyltrehalose trehalohydrolase: MKIGANYLGNGECEFTVWSPLLDSVTVKILTPEEQLIPLKPQSEGYWQTKVNDVYPGTLYQYVLNGQDTFADPASQYQPEGVHGPSQIIDHHFEWTDEGWTGIPVESMIFYEVHVGTFTPEGTFTAIIPRLPELRELGINAIEIMPISQVPGDTHIEATLAYRNWGYDGVYPYAVQNSYGSPAELKQLVNACHQNDIAVVLDVVYNHFGPEGNYMSQFAPYFTQTYKTPWGEALNFDDAHSQGVRNYFIENALYWLGEFHIDALRLDAVQAIYDLGAKHFLWELAEAVHHFSQQGQRWKRHLVAESDMNNPQLIRPAELGGYGLDAQWSDDFHHALHALLTGDRQGYYQDFGQVADLAKAYEDTFIYDWKYAPHRNRFHGVSCRDRPLSQFTICIQNHDQIGNQMKGERLTQRISFEGLKLAAGAVLLSPNLPLLFMGEEYGETAPFIYFVSHSDPDLIQLVRAGRKQEFEAFHFADDPPDPESAETFLKSKLNWELRHEGKHKVLWDWYRQLINLRKTHPALLNQDRNFIQATSDKEKDLVIVRRWCESSEVIFVMNFNSSAVTVTLPSQHNVHKLLDSADTSWSGHGSEAPESLSVGQEVKLQPTSLVLYEKG, from the coding sequence GTGAAAATTGGTGCTAACTACTTGGGGAACGGAGAGTGTGAATTTACAGTTTGGTCTCCGCTATTAGATAGCGTTACGGTAAAAATTTTGACGCCAGAAGAGCAGTTAATTCCTCTCAAGCCTCAATCTGAGGGATACTGGCAGACCAAAGTCAACGATGTGTATCCAGGTACGCTTTATCAGTATGTCTTAAATGGTCAAGACACCTTTGCCGATCCGGCGTCGCAGTATCAACCGGAAGGGGTGCATGGGCCGTCGCAAATTATCGATCATCATTTTGAGTGGACTGATGAAGGCTGGACGGGTATTCCTGTGGAGTCGATGATTTTCTATGAAGTTCATGTTGGAACATTCACGCCGGAAGGAACTTTCACCGCGATCATTCCCCGTTTACCAGAACTGAGGGAACTGGGAATTAACGCCATTGAAATCATGCCCATTTCCCAGGTTCCGGGAGACACTCATATTGAGGCAACTCTTGCATATCGCAACTGGGGTTATGATGGCGTTTACCCTTATGCTGTGCAAAATTCCTATGGTAGTCCAGCCGAACTCAAGCAACTGGTAAATGCTTGCCACCAAAATGATATCGCCGTTGTGCTGGATGTGGTGTATAACCACTTTGGGCCGGAAGGCAACTATATGAGTCAGTTCGCACCCTACTTTACTCAAACCTATAAAACGCCGTGGGGCGAAGCGCTGAATTTCGATGATGCCCATAGTCAAGGTGTGCGAAATTATTTTATCGAAAATGCGCTGTACTGGTTGGGTGAGTTTCACATTGATGCATTGCGGTTGGATGCCGTTCAAGCAATTTACGACTTGGGGGCGAAGCATTTTTTGTGGGAATTGGCGGAAGCTGTTCATCATTTCTCACAACAAGGGCAAAGATGGAAACGCCATCTAGTTGCCGAAAGTGATATGAATAATCCGCAATTAATTCGTCCAGCAGAATTGGGTGGATATGGACTCGATGCTCAGTGGAGTGATGATTTCCACCATGCATTGCACGCACTTTTGACAGGCGATCGCCAAGGATATTATCAAGATTTTGGGCAGGTTGCGGATCTAGCAAAAGCTTATGAAGATACTTTTATCTACGATTGGAAGTACGCACCACACCGCAACCGATTTCATGGCGTATCTTGCCGCGATCGCCCTTTATCACAGTTTACAATCTGCATTCAGAATCACGACCAAATCGGCAATCAAATGAAAGGAGAACGCCTTACCCAGCGCATCTCTTTTGAGGGATTAAAGTTAGCCGCCGGTGCTGTGCTGCTGTCGCCCAACTTACCTCTGTTGTTCATGGGAGAGGAATACGGTGAAACTGCACCCTTCATTTACTTTGTCAGTCACTCCGATCCTGATTTAATTCAATTAGTTCGAGCCGGACGCAAGCAAGAATTTGAAGCATTTCACTTTGCAGACGATCCCCCAGATCCAGAATCGGCAGAAACTTTTCTAAAGTCCAAACTTAATTGGGAATTACGTCATGAAGGTAAGCACAAAGTTCTGTGGGATTGGTATCGTCAGTTAATTAATTTACGGAAGACGCATCCAGCCCTTTTGAATCAAGACCGCAATTTCATCCAAGCGACTAGCGATAAAGAGAAGGATTTGGTGATCGTGCGTCGTTGGTGCGAATCAAGTGAAGTCATATTTGTGATGAATTTCAATTCATCGGCGGTGACAGTGACTTTGCCGAGTCAACACAATGTTCATAAGCTATTAGACTCAGCAGATACCTCATGGTCTGGGCATGGTTCTGAAGCCCCTGAAAGTCTGTCTGTGGGACAAGAAGTGAAATTGCAACCTACTAGTCTAGTACTCTATGAAAAAGGATGA
- a CDS encoding thiol-disulfide oxidoreductase DCC family protein: MNYYVIYDGNCNLCVTLVRSLETLDQGKLFRYAPMQDEQTLLRWGISAQDCEQGMILIDGNQPQRRWQGSNAAEEIGRLLPAGSIFVDAYRALPGMKWAGDRFYEQIRDNRYTIFGKRSSTYESSYCVDGSCKP; encoded by the coding sequence ATGAATTACTACGTAATCTACGACGGAAATTGTAATCTCTGCGTTACCTTAGTGCGATCGCTAGAAACCTTAGACCAAGGAAAGCTGTTTCGCTACGCTCCCATGCAAGATGAGCAGACACTTTTACGCTGGGGAATTTCAGCCCAAGACTGCGAACAGGGGATGATTTTAATTGATGGCAATCAACCTCAAAGACGTTGGCAAGGCAGTAATGCAGCAGAAGAAATTGGGCGGTTATTGCCAGCAGGAAGTATATTTGTAGACGCTTATCGAGCCTTACCGGGGATGAAATGGGCAGGCGATCGCTTTTACGAACAAATCCGCGATAACCGCTACACCATATTTGGTAAGCGTTCTAGTACTTATGAATCGTCATACTGTGTGGATGGTAGCTGCAAGCCGTAG
- a CDS encoding SDR family oxidoreductase, which yields MAPGTIETEMFHEKVSPGSKEEHLYSSMIPMDRFGQVDEIAAAIAFFCSDEAAFITGQTLFVDGGAGIGRSLI from the coding sequence ATCGCTCCGGGAACGATTGAAACTGAAATGTTTCATGAAAAAGTTTCCCCCGGTAGTAAGGAAGAACACCTTTATTCAAGCATGATTCCAATGGATCGGTTCGGTCAGGTTGACGAAATTGCTGCTGCGATCGCCTTTTTCTGCTCTGATGAAGCAGCATTCATCACAGGACAAACCTTATTTGTAGACGGTGGAGCCGGTATCGGTCGCAGTCTAATCTGA
- a CDS encoding calcium-binding protein: protein MANITGTPLNDVLNATIGNDVINGLNGDDRLTGNAGVNTLNGGSGNDNLDGRDGNDILIGGLGRDILTGGAGADIFRYNSALEGGDIINDLKASQGDKIQVSASGFGGGLVVGLLQRSQLTFGSAFTNPNQRFRVDTSSSILFFDKDGSGSQFGSVEIAKINGVNGPQIIEVIT, encoded by the coding sequence ATGGCTAATATCACTGGAACCCCTCTAAACGATGTTCTTAACGCTACTATTGGCAACGATGTAATCAATGGACTGAATGGAGATGACCGCTTAACAGGGAATGCTGGAGTCAATACTCTCAACGGTGGTTCGGGTAATGACAACCTTGATGGTAGAGATGGTAATGATATTCTAATTGGCGGATTGGGTAGAGATATCTTAACTGGTGGAGCAGGAGCTGATATCTTCCGTTACAACAGTGCTTTAGAGGGTGGCGATATTATCAATGACTTAAAGGCATCTCAAGGTGATAAAATCCAAGTTTCTGCATCTGGATTCGGAGGTGGACTCGTAGTAGGGCTATTACAACGTTCTCAATTAACTTTCGGTAGTGCTTTCACCAATCCTAACCAACGCTTTAGAGTTGACACCAGTAGCTCGATTCTATTCTTCGACAAAGATGGTAGCGGTTCGCAATTTGGCTCTGTCGAAATTGCTAAAATAAACGGCGTTAACGGCCCTCAAATTATCGAAGTAATCACCTAA
- a CDS encoding aldo/keto reductase: MKYKLLGKSGLRVSELSLGTMTFGEDWGWGASVDESRKIFDSYVEAGGNFIDTANGYTDGSSEKIVGELIAKERESFVVATKYSFPLQMNGKKGDPNASGNHRKNLIQSLEGSLNRLNTDYIDLFWLHAWDFTTPIEEVLRSLDDVVRQGKVLYIGISDTPAWIVSQANTIAHYQGWTQFTALQIEYSLIQRTPERDLIPMAKALDLAVTPWSPLGGGVLTGKYNKPSQEGGEQGRVASLGGEVSEKNLAIAQVVSEVATEIGHTPSQVALAWLRAQSGVIIPIVGARKLTQFQDNLASLDVSLSPEHLQRLDEVSQIELGFPHDFLQNNDIRDRLFGGTFNTIENHRI; the protein is encoded by the coding sequence ATGAAATACAAACTCTTGGGCAAAAGCGGATTAAGAGTCTCTGAACTCTCCTTGGGAACCATGACCTTTGGTGAAGATTGGGGTTGGGGTGCATCTGTTGACGAAAGTCGGAAAATCTTTGATAGCTATGTAGAAGCAGGAGGAAATTTCATTGACACCGCCAACGGTTATACCGATGGTAGCAGTGAAAAAATTGTCGGCGAGTTGATCGCTAAAGAACGGGAAAGCTTTGTCGTTGCGACAAAATATTCCTTTCCGTTGCAGATGAATGGCAAGAAGGGCGACCCAAACGCCAGTGGAAACCATCGCAAGAATTTAATTCAATCTTTGGAAGGTAGTCTCAACCGGCTAAATACCGATTACATTGATTTATTCTGGTTGCACGCTTGGGATTTTACAACACCGATTGAAGAAGTCTTGCGATCGCTTGATGATGTAGTCCGTCAAGGTAAAGTACTTTACATCGGCATTTCTGACACACCCGCTTGGATTGTTTCCCAAGCAAATACCATCGCCCATTATCAAGGATGGACGCAGTTTACCGCCCTGCAAATTGAGTATAGTTTGATTCAGCGAACACCAGAGCGGGACTTGATCCCGATGGCAAAAGCTTTGGATTTGGCAGTAACGCCGTGGTCGCCCTTGGGTGGTGGAGTGCTGACAGGAAAGTATAACAAACCCAGTCAAGAAGGCGGCGAACAAGGGCGAGTAGCGAGTTTAGGGGGAGAAGTTTCTGAAAAGAATTTAGCGATCGCGCAAGTTGTCAGTGAAGTTGCGACAGAAATTGGCCATACACCTTCACAGGTAGCATTAGCTTGGTTACGCGCTCAAAGTGGTGTGATTATTCCGATCGTTGGGGCACGTAAGTTAACGCAGTTTCAAGATAACTTAGCTTCCCTTGATGTCAGCCTCTCGCCAGAACATCTGCAACGATTAGATGAAGTCAGTCAAATTGAACTGGGTTTTCCCCATGACTTTTTGCAGAATAATGATATCCGCGATCGCCTTTTTGGTGGTACATTCAATACCATAGAAAACCATCGGATCTGA
- the dps gene encoding DNA starvation/stationary phase protection protein Dps, with product MSDNTITSRLYPTRIDIPAEVRVQIVVLLNQSLAATSDLKTQAKQAHWNVKGTDFYQLHLLFDELAGELEEYIDMLAERVTALGGYAFGTVRAAASNSILPEYPLDILDGKDHVTALADRFASYAKHLRKAIDKTDELGDLDTADLYTEISRTIDKRLWFLEAHLQVAEIKAENGKAGMTQTQKIPAGVN from the coding sequence ATGAGCGACAACACTATTACATCACGTTTGTACCCCACTCGTATTGACATTCCTGCTGAAGTGCGAGTGCAAATCGTGGTACTTCTCAACCAAAGCTTGGCAGCTACTTCCGATCTGAAAACCCAAGCAAAGCAAGCGCACTGGAATGTAAAAGGAACTGACTTCTACCAGTTACATCTATTATTTGATGAACTTGCTGGGGAATTGGAAGAGTACATCGATATGTTAGCTGAACGCGTCACAGCTTTAGGTGGATACGCTTTCGGAACAGTCCGTGCCGCAGCTAGTAATTCCATCCTGCCAGAATACCCCTTAGATATTTTGGATGGCAAAGACCATGTGACAGCCTTAGCAGATCGCTTTGCATCTTATGCTAAACATCTGCGGAAAGCGATCGATAAAACTGATGAATTAGGCGACCTCGATACTGCTGACCTTTACACCGAAATTTCCCGCACCATTGACAAACGACTCTGGTTCTTAGAAGCTCATCTGCAAGTAGCAGAAATTAAGGCAGAGAATGGCAAAGCGGGTATGACTCAAACTCAAAAGATACCTGCTGGTGTAAATTAA
- the infC gene encoding translation initiation factor IF-3, translating into MAVIEKKRTRDLPQINERIRFPKIRVIDTDGAQLGIMPPQEALQLAEEKELDLVLISDKADPPVCRIMDYGKYKFEQEKKAREARKKQHTADVKEVKMRYKIEEHDYNVRVKQAERFLKDGDKVKATVMFRGREIQHSDLAEDLLKRMATDLEPFGELQQAPKKEGRNMMMLISPKK; encoded by the coding sequence ATGGCTGTGATTGAGAAGAAAAGAACTCGCGATCTGCCCCAAATTAACGAACGAATTCGCTTCCCGAAAATTCGGGTGATTGACACTGACGGTGCTCAACTGGGAATTATGCCCCCACAGGAAGCACTACAACTAGCAGAAGAAAAAGAGCTAGATTTGGTGCTAATCAGCGATAAAGCTGACCCGCCAGTTTGTCGGATTATGGACTACGGGAAATACAAGTTTGAACAGGAAAAAAAGGCGCGGGAAGCCCGGAAAAAGCAGCACACGGCTGATGTCAAAGAAGTTAAGATGCGCTACAAAATAGAAGAACACGACTACAACGTGCGTGTTAAGCAAGCAGAGCGCTTTTTGAAAGATGGCGATAAAGTCAAAGCGACTGTGATGTTCCGGGGTCGAGAAATTCAACACAGCGACCTAGCAGAAGATTTGCTCAAGCGAATGGCAACGGATTTGGAGCCTTTTGGTGAGCTTCAACAAGCGCCTAAAAAAGAAGGACGAAACATGATGATGCTCATCTCGCCTAAAAAATAA